In Arthrobacter ramosus, one DNA window encodes the following:
- a CDS encoding sulfite exporter TauE/SafE family protein: MISGFESVQLATIIMIVVAGFAAGWIDAVVGGGGLIQLPVLLLVPGITPVQALATNKMGSIFGTTTSAVTYYRRVGPDLKTAVPMAVIALAGSFGGAVLAANLPASVFKPIIVVALIAVALFTALRPNAGELTALRHDGHTHYVVACAIGAVIGFYDGLIGPGTGSFLVIALVSAMGYAFLEASAKAKIVNMATNAGALFFFLPHGSLLWGVGAVLGLSNMAGGYLGARTAVKQGSGFVRIVFLIVVGALIIKLGVDVWNDYFAK, translated from the coding sequence GTGATCTCCGGCTTCGAGTCGGTCCAGCTCGCCACGATCATCATGATCGTGGTGGCTGGATTCGCAGCCGGTTGGATAGACGCTGTGGTGGGCGGCGGGGGATTGATCCAGCTCCCTGTCTTGCTCCTGGTTCCGGGGATCACCCCGGTCCAGGCGCTGGCCACCAACAAGATGGGCTCCATCTTCGGGACAACAACCAGCGCCGTCACGTATTACCGCCGGGTTGGCCCTGACCTCAAGACGGCCGTTCCCATGGCGGTGATTGCCCTCGCGGGCAGTTTCGGCGGAGCCGTCCTGGCCGCCAACCTTCCCGCCAGCGTCTTCAAACCCATCATCGTGGTGGCGCTGATCGCCGTCGCGCTCTTCACCGCGCTGCGGCCCAATGCGGGCGAGTTGACCGCCCTGCGTCACGATGGCCACACGCACTACGTCGTGGCCTGCGCCATAGGCGCCGTGATCGGGTTCTACGACGGTTTGATAGGTCCCGGAACAGGCTCGTTCCTGGTGATCGCCCTGGTCTCCGCCATGGGCTATGCCTTCCTTGAGGCCAGCGCCAAGGCGAAGATCGTCAACATGGCCACGAACGCCGGTGCCCTGTTCTTCTTCCTGCCGCATGGATCGTTGTTGTGGGGCGTCGGCGCCGTGCTCGGCTTGTCCAACATGGCCGGTGGTTACCTGGGTGCCCGGACCGCCGTGAAACAGGGCAGCGGCTTTGTGCGGATTGTGTTCCTGATCGTGGTCGGCGCGTTGATCATTAAACTCGGCGTGGACGTCTGGAACGACTACTTCGCCAAGTAG
- a CDS encoding proline--tRNA ligase codes for MVLRLSQLFLRTLREDPVDAEVASHRLLVRAGYIRRAAPGIYTWLPLGLSVLRKVEQIIREEMAAIGAQEVHFPALLPREPYEATNRWTEYGEGLFRLQDRKGADYLLAPTHEEMFTLLVKDLYSSYKDLPLSLYQIQNKYRDEARPRAGLLRGREFIMKDSYSFDVDDAGLDASYAAHRAAYLKIFERLGLEVIPVAATAGAMGGSKSEEFLHPTEIGEDTFVRSAGGYAANVEAVTTVAPAEIDFSNAPPARVLDTPDTPTIETLVTAANQLAPRSDSDGGAWTAADTLKNVVLAVTLPTGERQIVVIGVPGDRAVDLKRVEANIGSFLPIAGEIGLEAANEDDLKKIPELVKGYIGPGLVLGEAVLGLEGTSKLLFLVDPRVVSGTSWVTGANEDGKHVFGLVAGRDFAWDGVIECTEVRAGDEAPDGSGPLETARGIEMGHIFQLGRKYAEALDLKVLDQNGKQVVVTMGSYGVGVTRAVAALAEANNDDRGLIWPRSVAPADVHVVAVGRGEEIFAAAEKLSAELEAAGLDVIYDDRPKVSPGVKFGDAELVGVPTIVAVGRGLVDGVVEIKDRRTGEAENVAVEKAADYVVNAVRQK; via the coding sequence GTGGTCCTTCGCCTCTCCCAGCTGTTCCTGCGCACCTTGCGTGAAGATCCCGTCGACGCCGAAGTCGCAAGCCACAGACTCCTGGTCCGTGCGGGCTATATCCGCCGTGCCGCACCTGGCATCTACACGTGGCTGCCCTTGGGATTGAGCGTCCTGCGCAAGGTCGAGCAGATCATCCGCGAGGAAATGGCCGCCATCGGCGCCCAGGAAGTCCATTTCCCGGCACTGCTGCCCCGGGAACCCTACGAGGCCACCAACCGCTGGACCGAATACGGCGAGGGGCTGTTCCGCCTCCAGGACCGCAAGGGTGCCGATTACCTTCTTGCCCCCACGCACGAGGAAATGTTCACCCTCCTGGTCAAGGACCTGTACTCCTCGTACAAGGACCTGCCGCTGAGCCTGTACCAGATCCAGAACAAGTACCGAGACGAAGCACGCCCCCGGGCAGGCCTCCTCCGCGGCCGTGAATTCATCATGAAGGATTCCTACTCCTTCGACGTCGACGACGCCGGCCTGGACGCGAGCTACGCGGCCCACCGCGCCGCGTACCTGAAAATCTTCGAGCGCCTTGGCCTCGAGGTCATCCCCGTAGCCGCCACGGCAGGCGCCATGGGCGGATCCAAGAGCGAGGAATTCCTGCACCCCACCGAGATCGGCGAGGACACCTTCGTGCGCTCGGCAGGCGGCTACGCGGCCAACGTCGAAGCCGTGACCACCGTGGCCCCGGCCGAGATCGACTTCAGCAACGCGCCTCCCGCACGCGTCCTGGACACCCCGGACACGCCCACGATCGAAACCCTCGTGACGGCTGCCAACCAGCTCGCTCCCCGCAGCGATTCCGACGGCGGCGCCTGGACTGCCGCCGACACCCTCAAGAATGTGGTCCTCGCCGTCACGCTGCCCACCGGCGAGCGCCAGATCGTGGTCATCGGCGTGCCCGGTGACCGCGCGGTGGACCTCAAGCGCGTCGAAGCCAACATCGGGTCATTCCTGCCCATTGCCGGGGAGATCGGCTTGGAAGCGGCCAACGAGGATGACCTCAAGAAGATCCCGGAACTCGTCAAGGGCTACATCGGCCCCGGACTGGTCCTCGGCGAAGCCGTTCTTGGGCTCGAAGGCACGTCCAAATTGCTCTTCCTCGTTGACCCCCGCGTTGTCTCGGGTACCAGCTGGGTCACTGGGGCGAACGAAGACGGCAAGCACGTCTTCGGTCTCGTAGCCGGGCGCGACTTCGCCTGGGATGGCGTCATTGAATGCACCGAAGTCCGCGCGGGAGACGAAGCCCCGGATGGCTCCGGTCCCCTGGAGACTGCGCGCGGCATCGAAATGGGCCACATCTTCCAGCTCGGCCGCAAGTATGCCGAGGCCCTCGACTTGAAGGTCCTTGACCAGAACGGCAAGCAGGTTGTGGTCACCATGGGCTCGTACGGTGTCGGCGTGACACGCGCCGTGGCCGCCCTGGCCGAGGCCAACAACGACGACCGTGGCTTGATCTGGCCGCGCTCCGTGGCCCCCGCGGACGTCCACGTGGTCGCCGTCGGACGCGGCGAGGAAATTTTCGCGGCGGCCGAGAAGCTCTCCGCCGAACTCGAGGCCGCCGGCCTCGACGTGATTTACGACGACCGCCCCAAGGTTTCCCCGGGCGTGAAGTTCGGTGACGCCGAGCTCGTGGGCGTCCCCACCATCGTGGCGGTCGGCCGTGGCTTGGTAGACGGTGTTGTTGAGATCAAGGACCGTCGCACTGGTGAGGCCGAAAACGTGGCAGTCGAGAAGGCTGCCGACTACGTGGTCAACGCCGTACGACAGAAGTGA
- a CDS encoding ABC transporter ATP-binding protein → MSHSPAESPAPGMSPAPPAVTAEGLHVTRGHKKILRGLDFAMEPGRITGLLGPSGSGKTTLTRCIVGVQRLTAGSVEVLDRPAGTPSLRHDVGYVTQAPSVYTDLSVEANVRYFGAMHGVSAADTAEAIAAVGLESLARRKTADLSGGEFSRVSLACALVSHPKLLVLDEPTVGLDPVLRAELWERFAAMAESGTTLLVSSHVMEEASHCSSLLLLRDGLLLAQLSPAELGERGHSNDLEQAFLHIIQETSVTSNRRGANESQVAS, encoded by the coding sequence ATGTCCCACAGCCCAGCGGAAAGTCCCGCACCAGGCATGTCCCCTGCGCCCCCGGCGGTCACAGCGGAGGGCCTGCATGTCACGCGCGGGCACAAGAAGATCCTGCGCGGCTTGGACTTCGCCATGGAGCCCGGGCGCATCACGGGCTTGCTTGGACCCTCCGGGAGCGGCAAGACAACCCTCACGCGCTGCATCGTAGGAGTCCAGCGACTTACAGCCGGCAGCGTGGAAGTATTGGACCGTCCTGCGGGTACGCCGTCATTGCGGCACGACGTCGGATACGTCACCCAGGCACCGAGCGTCTACACGGACCTCAGTGTCGAGGCGAACGTCAGGTATTTCGGAGCCATGCACGGCGTCTCGGCGGCCGACACCGCGGAGGCGATTGCCGCCGTCGGGCTCGAATCACTGGCGCGGCGGAAGACGGCAGACCTTTCCGGCGGTGAATTCAGCCGGGTCTCGCTGGCCTGCGCGCTCGTCTCGCATCCGAAGCTGCTGGTCCTCGACGAACCGACCGTTGGCTTGGATCCGGTACTGCGTGCCGAGCTGTGGGAACGGTTCGCCGCCATGGCCGAATCAGGCACCACCTTGCTGGTGTCCAGCCACGTCATGGAAGAGGCCTCGCATTGCTCCTCGTTGCTCCTGCTCCGCGACGGCCTGCTGCTGGCGCAGCTCAGTCCGGCGGAACTCGGCGAGCGGGGACACAGCAACGATCTGGAACAGGCCTTCCTGCACATCATCCAGGAAACGAGCGTTACTTCGAACCGCCGGGGTGCCAATGAAAGCCAGGTGGCGTCATGA
- a CDS encoding ABC transporter permease produces the protein MMFATTRRVLDQLRHDHRSVALIMVVPSLLLTGVYYLFENETLPPGFPRTFDRVGLMMLAIFPFVVMFLVTSITMLRERTSGTLERLLTTPIHKADLLFGYALAFSLMAALQSLVATAVAYWIFNLDIKGGPGFVVMIAVINAVLGVALGLLCSAFARTEFQAVQFMPVVVIPQILLCGLFVARDHMNSLLESISNVLPLTFSVDALQQIADNTEATQAMWQDAGVMAAIVVGVLVLASFTLRRRTS, from the coding sequence ATGATGTTTGCCACCACCAGACGGGTTTTGGATCAACTGCGGCACGACCACCGCAGCGTCGCGCTCATCATGGTGGTTCCATCCCTGCTGCTCACGGGCGTCTACTATCTCTTCGAGAACGAAACTCTGCCTCCCGGATTCCCCCGGACCTTTGACCGGGTGGGACTCATGATGCTGGCCATTTTCCCGTTTGTGGTGATGTTCCTGGTCACGTCGATCACGATGTTGCGCGAAAGGACTTCGGGGACGTTGGAACGGCTCCTGACGACGCCCATCCACAAAGCGGATCTCCTGTTCGGCTACGCGTTGGCGTTCTCCCTCATGGCGGCCCTGCAATCGCTTGTAGCCACGGCCGTGGCCTACTGGATCTTCAATCTGGATATCAAGGGTGGCCCCGGTTTCGTCGTGATGATCGCCGTCATCAACGCAGTACTGGGTGTCGCCCTTGGCCTCTTGTGCTCAGCCTTTGCCCGGACCGAGTTCCAAGCGGTGCAGTTCATGCCGGTAGTGGTGATACCGCAGATCCTGTTGTGCGGACTCTTCGTGGCCCGGGACCACATGAACAGCCTCCTGGAGAGCATTTCCAATGTGCTGCCGCTGACGTTTTCGGTCGATGCGCTCCAACAGATCGCCGACAACACCGAGGCGACGCAGGCCATGTGGCAGGATGCCGGGGTCATGGCGGCGATCGTCGTGGGAGTTTTAGTCCTGGCCTCGTTCACCCTCCGACGGCGGACCTCATGA
- a CDS encoding TetR/AcrR family transcriptional regulator has protein sequence MSGALPPLRRGRRSGGSDSRELILATARRLFAEHGFDGTSLRQVAREAEVDPAMVHHFFKGKDELFAQSIELPADPDEVLAGVESLDPSQRSEAIVRAVLRLWESPAQHGLVAFVRGTIGSKAKTALLREMVARTILSRVTAGLPGSPEEAKMRGNLVASQMVGLMLMRYVVRLEPLASASQDEVVRLVAPNVQHYLTGELTPPK, from the coding sequence ATGAGCGGCGCCTTGCCTCCCCTGCGGCGGGGACGCCGCAGCGGCGGGAGCGACTCCCGAGAACTGATCTTGGCCACAGCGCGCCGGCTCTTCGCCGAGCACGGTTTCGACGGCACGAGCCTGCGGCAAGTTGCCCGCGAAGCCGAAGTGGACCCGGCCATGGTCCACCACTTCTTCAAGGGTAAGGACGAACTCTTCGCCCAGAGCATCGAACTCCCGGCGGATCCCGACGAGGTCCTTGCCGGCGTCGAATCGTTGGATCCGTCGCAACGCTCGGAAGCAATCGTCCGGGCCGTGTTGCGCTTGTGGGAAAGCCCGGCGCAACACGGGCTTGTCGCGTTCGTCAGGGGAACGATCGGTTCCAAGGCCAAGACTGCCTTGCTGCGCGAGATGGTGGCGAGGACCATCCTCTCCAGGGTCACGGCGGGTCTTCCAGGCTCCCCTGAGGAAGCGAAAATGCGCGGCAACCTGGTTGCCTCGCAAATGGTGGGGCTCATGCTGATGCGCTACGTGGTCCGGCTCGAACCCCTGGCTTCAGCCTCCCAGGACGAGGTAGTCCGGCTCGTGGCACCGAACGTCCAGCACTACCTCACGGGCGAGCTCACTCCTCCCAAATGA
- a CDS encoding DUF4081 domain-containing GNAT family N-acetyltransferase, which produces MLSRVAPWLASRNETAADGISVRVLGAADTRALRVLAMEDPVANVFILAHLDSSGSAAPTSGGASVFGVFDGDALVGACWAGANLVPVRLDPELASRVAAAAHRAGRRYASIFGPAETVLALHSRLEQLGHFAHEVRADQPLLAISGPPAVEANPQLGFGNIADFDRILPACAAMFEEEVGYSPFLGSEDFYSRRVAGLIRQGHSLVHIDAGGTVKFKAELGAVTAQATQVQGVWMNPEFRGQGLSAGYMAGVVVLAQQFAPITSLYVNEYNTRARATYERVGFQRLGTFATVLY; this is translated from the coding sequence ATGCTGTCAAGGGTAGCCCCGTGGTTAGCGTCTCGTAACGAGACAGCTGCCGATGGGATTTCCGTCCGGGTGCTCGGCGCTGCCGACACCCGGGCCCTTCGCGTGCTCGCGATGGAAGATCCGGTAGCGAACGTCTTTATTCTGGCGCACCTCGATTCGTCGGGGAGCGCCGCACCTACTTCCGGTGGGGCGAGCGTCTTTGGAGTGTTCGACGGCGACGCCCTGGTAGGTGCCTGCTGGGCCGGTGCCAACCTGGTTCCGGTGCGGCTGGACCCCGAACTGGCTTCCCGCGTGGCTGCGGCTGCTCACCGGGCGGGCCGTCGCTACGCATCGATCTTCGGGCCCGCGGAGACCGTGCTGGCGCTCCATTCCCGCTTGGAGCAACTGGGGCATTTCGCCCACGAGGTACGTGCCGATCAGCCGCTTCTGGCCATATCGGGGCCACCCGCCGTCGAAGCCAATCCGCAGCTCGGCTTCGGAAACATCGCGGACTTCGATCGGATCCTGCCCGCCTGCGCAGCGATGTTCGAAGAGGAAGTGGGTTATTCGCCCTTTCTCGGGAGCGAGGACTTCTACAGCCGCAGGGTCGCCGGACTGATCCGGCAAGGCCATTCCTTGGTGCACATCGACGCCGGCGGGACCGTGAAGTTCAAAGCCGAACTCGGGGCGGTCACGGCGCAGGCCACGCAGGTTCAGGGCGTCTGGATGAACCCGGAGTTCCGAGGCCAAGGACTCAGCGCCGGGTACATGGCGGGAGTGGTTGTCCTCGCCCAACAATTCGCGCCGATCACGAGCCTCTACGTCAACGAATACAACACCAGGGCACGCGCCACCTACGAGCGGGTCGGTTTCCAACGCCTCGGAACCTTCGCCACGGTGCTGTACTGA
- the ispG gene encoding flavodoxin-dependent (E)-4-hydroxy-3-methylbut-2-enyl-diphosphate synthase, whose amino-acid sequence MTSVSLGMPSAPPPVLAPRRKTRQIKVGSVGVGSDSPISVQSMTTTPTTDINATLQQIAELTASGCDIVRVACPSADDAEALPIIARKSQIPVIADIHFQPKYVFAAIEAGCAAVRVNPGNIRKFDDQVKEIAKAAKDHGTSIRIGVNAGSLEPGILKKYGKATPEALVESAVWEASLFEEHGFHDFKISVKHNDPVIMVAAYEMLAEKGDWPLHLGVTEAGPAFQGTIKSATAFGALLSRGIGDTIRVSLSAPPVEEIKVGNQILQSLNLRPRKLEIVSCPSCGRAQVDVYTLAEQVTAGLEGMEIPLRVAVMGCVVNGPGEAREADLGVASGNGKGQIFVKGEVIKTVPESQIVETLIEEAMRIAEEMGEADGEDAVKGSPVVSVS is encoded by the coding sequence GTGACCTCGGTCAGCCTGGGAATGCCGTCAGCCCCGCCCCCCGTTCTCGCGCCCCGCCGCAAGACCCGCCAGATCAAGGTGGGTTCGGTCGGCGTCGGCTCCGATTCACCCATCAGCGTGCAATCGATGACCACCACGCCCACCACGGACATCAACGCCACGCTGCAGCAGATCGCGGAGCTGACGGCATCCGGCTGTGACATCGTGCGTGTCGCTTGCCCTTCCGCGGATGACGCCGAGGCATTGCCGATCATCGCCCGTAAGTCCCAGATTCCCGTGATCGCGGACATCCACTTCCAGCCGAAGTACGTCTTCGCCGCGATCGAGGCCGGTTGCGCTGCGGTGCGCGTCAATCCGGGCAACATCCGCAAGTTCGACGACCAGGTGAAGGAAATCGCCAAGGCCGCCAAGGACCACGGCACTTCCATCCGGATCGGCGTCAACGCTGGATCCCTGGAGCCCGGCATCCTGAAGAAGTACGGCAAGGCCACCCCCGAAGCGCTCGTCGAGTCGGCCGTGTGGGAAGCTTCGTTGTTCGAGGAACACGGCTTCCACGATTTCAAGATCTCCGTCAAGCACAACGACCCCGTCATCATGGTGGCGGCCTACGAGATGCTTGCCGAAAAGGGCGACTGGCCCCTGCACCTTGGCGTGACCGAGGCCGGACCCGCATTCCAGGGCACCATCAAGTCCGCTACGGCCTTCGGTGCGCTGCTGTCCCGGGGTATCGGTGACACCATCCGCGTGTCCCTTTCCGCGCCGCCTGTTGAGGAAATCAAGGTCGGCAACCAGATCCTGCAGTCCCTCAACCTGCGCCCCCGCAAGCTCGAAATCGTCTCCTGCCCTTCATGCGGACGCGCCCAGGTGGACGTCTACACGCTCGCCGAGCAGGTCACGGCAGGGCTTGAAGGAATGGAGATTCCGCTGCGCGTCGCCGTCATGGGTTGCGTGGTGAACGGCCCGGGTGAGGCACGTGAAGCCGATCTCGGTGTGGCCTCCGGAAACGGCAAGGGCCAGATCTTCGTGAAGGGCGAAGTCATTAAGACTGTCCCCGAGAGCCAGATTGTTGAGACACTGATCGAAGAGGCCATGCGTATCGCTGAAGAGATGGGGGAGGCCGATGGCGAAGATGCTGTCAAGGGTAGCCCCGTGGTTAGCGTCTCGTAA
- a CDS encoding YciI family protein — MTVFAVEYVYDAESAEVRDANRPAHRAWLASLAEQGTLLASGPYTDGAGALLLLEAADESELNATLKEDPFAAVRGIAGIRTSEWNPIIGMLSAHAS; from the coding sequence ATGACTGTTTTCGCTGTTGAGTACGTGTACGACGCCGAGTCCGCCGAGGTGCGCGACGCGAACCGCCCTGCCCACCGTGCCTGGCTCGCCAGCCTGGCCGAGCAGGGAACCCTGCTGGCGAGCGGCCCTTACACCGACGGCGCGGGTGCGCTGCTGCTGCTCGAGGCCGCCGACGAGTCCGAGCTGAACGCCACGCTGAAGGAGGATCCGTTCGCCGCCGTCCGCGGGATTGCAGGCATCCGGACGTCGGAGTGGAACCCCATTATCGGAATGCTCTCCGCCCACGCTTCCTAG
- a CDS encoding M50 family metallopeptidase, which produces MNPVILFILGVVFVAIGVAVSIALHEVGHLLPAKLFKVRVTKYMIGFGPTLWSTRKGETEYGVKAIPLGGYVAMIGMYPPNKEDGSVRPSSTGMFQTLATEARSAAHEEVGPADENRVFYRLPVWKKVIIMLGGPAMNLLIGLVLTAVLLMGFGVSTATTTIAEVSKCQVKAGETVDPNSPNCQLTPAAVAKLQPNDVVTSFDGKPVTSWAEMSGWIRASAGKAVQITVDRGGKSVTTQVTPVLSARPVIGGNGLQAKGADGKPLYEEVGFLGIGAQTAMVPQPASSVLPMAGENIKQIAGVILNLPARVVGVAQAAFGSEPRDPNGPISVVGVGRVAGEVAAMDQVPLQSRVSALVGLLAGLNFALAVFNLVPLLPLDGGHVAGALYEGARRRIAKLFGKPDPGAFDIAKLLPLTYVVASVLMAMSALLIYADIVKPVNLFG; this is translated from the coding sequence ATGAATCCCGTCATTCTGTTCATTCTCGGAGTCGTCTTCGTGGCGATCGGCGTGGCCGTCTCCATTGCGCTGCACGAGGTGGGGCACTTGCTTCCCGCCAAGCTGTTCAAAGTGCGCGTCACGAAATACATGATCGGTTTCGGCCCTACTCTTTGGTCCACGCGGAAAGGCGAGACCGAATACGGCGTCAAGGCTATCCCGCTGGGCGGCTACGTCGCGATGATCGGCATGTACCCGCCCAACAAGGAAGATGGCAGCGTCAGGCCGTCCAGCACCGGCATGTTCCAGACCCTCGCCACCGAGGCCCGGTCCGCTGCGCATGAGGAAGTGGGCCCCGCCGACGAGAACAGGGTCTTCTACAGGCTCCCGGTCTGGAAAAAGGTCATCATCATGCTGGGTGGACCGGCCATGAACCTGCTCATCGGCTTGGTTCTGACCGCGGTTCTACTCATGGGCTTCGGAGTGTCCACGGCCACCACCACGATTGCCGAGGTGTCCAAGTGCCAGGTCAAGGCCGGCGAGACCGTCGATCCGAACTCGCCGAACTGCCAGCTGACCCCGGCCGCAGTGGCTAAGCTCCAGCCCAACGATGTTGTCACCAGCTTTGACGGCAAGCCGGTGACGAGCTGGGCCGAAATGAGCGGCTGGATCCGGGCGTCCGCCGGCAAGGCCGTCCAAATCACCGTGGACCGCGGCGGCAAGAGCGTCACCACGCAAGTGACCCCCGTGCTGTCTGCACGCCCCGTCATTGGAGGCAACGGCCTGCAGGCCAAGGGCGCGGACGGCAAGCCGTTGTACGAGGAAGTCGGGTTCCTCGGCATCGGCGCGCAGACCGCCATGGTGCCCCAACCGGCGTCGAGCGTTCTTCCGATGGCTGGCGAGAACATCAAGCAAATCGCGGGAGTCATCCTCAACCTGCCCGCCAGGGTGGTCGGCGTCGCGCAAGCGGCTTTCGGCTCCGAACCGCGCGATCCCAACGGCCCCATCAGCGTGGTGGGCGTCGGCCGGGTGGCCGGTGAAGTGGCTGCCATGGATCAGGTTCCGCTGCAATCGCGCGTCAGCGCCCTCGTGGGGCTCCTCGCCGGATTGAACTTCGCCCTCGCCGTCTTCAACCTGGTTCCGCTCTTGCCGCTCGACGGCGGACACGTGGCGGGCGCGCTCTACGAGGGAGCCAGGCGTCGAATCGCCAAGCTGTTCGGCAAACCGGATCCAGGCGCCTTCGACATCGCCAAGCTCCTGCCGCTCACCTACGTCGTGGCGAGTGTCCTCATGGCCATGAGCGCATTGCTGATCTACGCCGACATCGTCAAGCCCGTCAACCTCTTCGGCTGA
- the dxr gene encoding 1-deoxy-D-xylulose-5-phosphate reductoisomerase, producing the protein MQPRKIILLGSTGSIGTQAIEVVDAAPHLFEVVALSAGGGNLELIAQQAVHTKAQAVGIAYGDAHELQKLISAAASAAGLRNYDPAIITGPDASAKIAAIEADVVLNGITGSIGLAPTLAALESGAILALANKESLIVGGALVKAAAAVDQIVPVDSEHSAIAQCLRAGTDKEVEKLILTASGGPFRGRSREQLRDVTPAEALAHPTWDMGLMVTTNSASLVNKGLEVIEAHLLFDVPLDRIDVVVHPQSVVHSMVEFVDGSIIAQASPPDMRLPIALGLGWPDRVPRAAKACDWSQATSWTFEPLDSVAFPAVELAKDAAKQGSTYPAVFNAANEEAVEAFHAGRIRFTDIVDTVESVLSEHSGSLELTVDSVLDAERWARTRTHDRLANSTL; encoded by the coding sequence ATGCAGCCGCGCAAAATCATCCTCCTCGGGTCCACTGGTTCCATCGGCACACAAGCGATTGAGGTCGTCGACGCCGCTCCCCATCTCTTCGAAGTCGTGGCGCTGAGCGCGGGCGGCGGGAATCTGGAACTCATCGCGCAGCAGGCCGTCCACACCAAGGCCCAGGCAGTCGGCATCGCCTACGGCGACGCCCACGAACTCCAGAAACTCATCAGCGCGGCCGCCTCTGCCGCCGGACTCCGGAACTACGATCCGGCGATCATCACAGGGCCGGATGCGTCCGCCAAAATTGCCGCGATCGAAGCGGACGTCGTGCTCAACGGCATCACGGGGTCGATCGGTCTGGCCCCCACGCTGGCAGCCCTCGAGTCCGGCGCCATCCTGGCCTTGGCGAACAAGGAATCCCTGATCGTCGGCGGTGCACTGGTGAAGGCCGCGGCAGCCGTTGACCAGATCGTGCCCGTGGACTCCGAACACTCGGCCATCGCCCAATGCCTGCGCGCGGGGACCGACAAAGAGGTCGAGAAACTCATCCTGACAGCGTCCGGCGGACCTTTCCGGGGCCGCAGCCGCGAGCAACTTCGCGACGTCACCCCGGCCGAGGCACTTGCCCACCCCACGTGGGACATGGGTCTCATGGTCACCACCAACTCGGCCAGCCTGGTCAACAAAGGCCTCGAGGTCATCGAAGCGCATCTGCTGTTCGACGTCCCCCTGGACAGGATCGACGTCGTGGTGCACCCGCAATCCGTGGTGCACTCCATGGTGGAGTTCGTGGACGGCTCCATCATTGCCCAGGCCTCTCCACCGGACATGCGGCTCCCCATCGCGCTTGGACTCGGGTGGCCGGACCGCGTGCCCCGCGCCGCCAAGGCTTGCGACTGGAGCCAGGCCACCAGTTGGACGTTCGAGCCCCTTGACTCGGTAGCCTTCCCGGCCGTGGAGCTGGCCAAGGACGCCGCGAAGCAGGGGAGCACCTATCCGGCCGTCTTCAACGCGGCCAACGAGGAAGCGGTGGAAGCCTTCCACGCCGGCAGGATCCGGTTTACCGACATCGTGGACACGGTGGAGTCCGTCCTCAGCGAACATTCAGGATCCTTGGAGCTGACGGTGGACTCCGTGTTGGATGCTGAGAGGTGGGCACGCACGCGCACCCACGATCGTTTAGCCAACAGCACCCTTTAG